The genomic stretch GCGGTGCTGGAGCACTCGGCCAGGGCCCTGGCCCAGCTGGTGGCGGGCGTGGCCCGGAGCCTGGGGCTCGAAGACAGCGACGTCTGCGGCCTCGGCGGGGCCCTCGGCCACCTCAGCCGTTTCAATGCGGCGTATCAGCGCAGCCTGAAACTGGTCGTTCCGCAGGCACGACCGGTCCCCCCCCGCGGAGATGCCTGCCAGGGGGCCTTGCAGCTGGCCGCAGAGCTGCTGGGGCAGGAGGCAGGCGGTGCTGGGCTCAGCTCCGGTTGAGGTGAGCCGAGGCCAGGGCAGCCAGGTGCGACGACCAGTGATCGACAGCCTCCTGCTCCGCCGCCTCCACCATCACCCGCAGCAGCGGTTCGGTGCCGCTGGCGCGCACCAGCACCCGACCGCTGCCGGCCATGGCCGTCTCGGCCTGTTCAACGGCCTGGCGCAGGGGGTCGCAGCGCTGCCACTGCTGGCGGCTGCTCCTGTCGGGAACGATGACGTTGACCAGGGCCTGGGGGTAAGGCTCGAAACTGGCTTCCATCCAGTCGGCCAGCGAACACCCGCCGTTGTGGATCAGCGTGGCCACCTGCAGGGCGGTGAGCAGCCCATCGCCGCTCATGCCGTGCTGGGCCGAGAGGATGTGACCCGACTGTTCCCCACCCAGGCCGGCCCCGCTCGCTTCCATGGCGGCGTGCACGTGCTGGTCACCCACATCGGTGCGCTGCAGCAACCCGCCCCTGGCCTGCCAGGCCCTCTCGAAGCCCAGGTTCGACATGACGGTGGCCACCAGCAGCCGGCCGGGGAGATCGCCGCTCTCCAGCAGGGCACCGCCCCAGAGATAGAGGACCTGGTCGCCATCCACCACCCGGCCCTTGCCATCCACCGCCATCATCCGGTCGGCATCGCCATCGAAGGCAAAGCCCATCTCGGCACCCGATTGCAGCACCGCCTGGCGCAGGGCTTCCAGGTGGGTGCTCCCGCAGGACACGTTGATGCGCTGTCCATCGGGTTCGCCGTGCAGGACAGTCAGGTCCGCCCCCAGGGCCCTGAACACCGAGGCCCCGCAGGCAGTGGCTGAGCCCCAGCAGAGATCCAGCACGATGCGGCAGCCGTCGAGGCGCCGCCCGCCAACGCTGGAGATCAACGCTTCGCGGTAACCCTCGAGCAGATCCTCCCGCTGATGGGCCGGCCCGCAGCCGCGGGGTCCGCTCAGACCGGTGGCCTGGATCGTGACCGTCTCCTGTCCACGCAGCCCCGCTTCGATCGCCGCCTGCAGGGTTCGGTCGATCTTGTCGCCGGAGGGCCCGAAGACCTTGATGCCGTTGTCGCCGGGGGGATTGTGGCTGGCGGAGACCATCAGGCCACCGGCAGCACCGACCCGTCGGATCGTGCCGGGCACGGCGGGAGTGGGGCAAAGCCCCAGATTCCACACCTCGCGCCCGGCGGCGGTCAGACCGGCGGTGAGGGCGGCGGCCAGCATCGGCCCGCTGTTGCGGGAGTCCATGCCGATCAGGACGGGGCGCTCCGGCGGCAGCACCCGACCGCACCAGTAGCCCATCTGCAGGGCCAGCAGCGGTGTGATCAGGCTGCCCACCTGCCCCCGGATGCCGTCGGTGCCGAACCCGGTGCAACCCTCCCCGAGGGGAGCACCGATGGGGGAAGAAGCCAGCTCCAGCATCAGGGGGGGAAGGAAGGGGTCCAGGCTAAGCCGATCGGCAGCCACGACCACGGCTCCCGCATCCAAACTCTCCCGCTCCAGCCTCAGCGCCAGCGCATCGGCCACCAGGCCCAGCGCAGCAGCTCGACAACCGCCCACAGCAGCAGACCACCCACCACCCATCCCGGCAGCCAGAGCAGGGGCACCAGCGGCCGCAGCAGATAGACCGCCACCGCCACGCCGAGCACCAGAAGAGCCCGGCGCCGCCCGGCGGCGCCGGGGAGGGTGCTCGACCAGCGGGGCCTGGTGATCGGCAAAGGCCTAACCGGGAGAGGCGAACCCCAGAATGCCAAAGCCCCAGCGGCCTGCCCCGCCCTGTCCGTGCCGAACCCGTCCCCTGCCGGCCGCCGCGGGCCGCTGACCCTGGCCCTCACCGTGGCGGGCAGCGCCGCACTCCTGCTGCTGGGGCGCCAACTGCTCCTGCAACGGTCTTTGCTCACCCCCGAGACCTCGGCTCTCAGTCTGGAGAGGATCCGCCGCTGGGATCCCGATCCCGAGCGACGCCGGGAGGCCAGCCTGCTGCTGCTGCCCGCCGGCAGCAGCGACGACCCATCCCGCCAGAGCCGGCTGCTGCAGGGACAGGGCTGGGGGCCTGGCCCGCTGGCCCCTGTGGCGCTGAAGCGTGCGGCTCTGGCCCGGGAAGCCCAGGGCCTGTCGGCCACATCCGAGTGGAAGGAGCTGCTGCAACGGTTCCCGCAGGCGCCCCCCAGCGCCGACGCGCTGTATTCCCTGGGCCGTGAGGACCCTCACCAGCGCATGGAGCTGCTGCGCCGGTTCCCCGCCCACCCCGCGGCCCTGGCCGCCGCCCTGGAGCTGGGTCCCCAGCCCGCCCAGCGGCAGCAGGGGGCCCTGCATCTCGCCCGCTGGGGTCCGCGCTGGCCTGGCGCC from Synechococcus sp. CBW1107 encodes the following:
- the glmM gene encoding phosphoglucosamine mutase, with product MLELASSPIGAPLGEGCTGFGTDGIRGQVGSLITPLLALQMGYWCGRVLPPERPVLIGMDSRNSGPMLAAALTAGLTAAGREVWNLGLCPTPAVPGTIRRVGAAGGLMVSASHNPPGDNGIKVFGPSGDKIDRTLQAAIEAGLRGQETVTIQATGLSGPRGCGPAHQREDLLEGYREALISSVGGRRLDGCRIVLDLCWGSATACGASVFRALGADLTVLHGEPDGQRINVSCGSTHLEALRQAVLQSGAEMGFAFDGDADRMMAVDGKGRVVDGDQVLYLWGGALLESGDLPGRLLVATVMSNLGFERAWQARGGLLQRTDVGDQHVHAAMEASGAGLGGEQSGHILSAQHGMSGDGLLTALQVATLIHNGGCSLADWMEASFEPYPQALVNVIVPDRSSRQQWQRCDPLRQAVEQAETAMAGSGRVLVRASGTEPLLRVMVEAAEQEAVDHWSSHLAALASAHLNRS